One part of the Streptomyces lienomycini genome encodes these proteins:
- a CDS encoding LysR family transcriptional regulator, translated as MELEVRHLRALCAIADAGSLHRAARQLGVAQPTLSTQLVRIEQALGGPLFVRERTGCRPTPLGRTVLGRARPLLADMSTLVREARAAAAGGDSRLRVGSTASRALAGWLRRLRRPGLEPTLQMDVSANALLRRVADGQLDVAFVHEVEGSALHLPDGLRLTVLVEREPQFVMLPADHPAAGRPVVRLADLADDRWMVDPTVDGEWDGVHRMLRAVGLNPRVLHGDYHTAASLVATGEVVTVCQPSSQSRPDMAVRRLSGDPLGVRLLLAARTRAELDAVFPALEEAYWEVARQSTAYREWLEGVGKTAPLRCPPAAAGAERVGFVRAH; from the coding sequence ATGGAGCTCGAGGTGAGGCACCTACGCGCACTGTGCGCCATCGCCGACGCCGGCAGCCTGCACCGGGCGGCACGCCAACTGGGGGTCGCCCAGCCTACGTTGAGCACCCAGTTGGTTCGCATCGAACAGGCCCTGGGCGGCCCGCTGTTCGTCCGGGAGCGTACCGGCTGCCGCCCCACCCCGCTCGGCCGCACCGTGCTCGGCCGGGCCCGGCCGCTGCTGGCCGACATGAGCACCCTGGTCCGCGAGGCCCGCGCCGCAGCGGCGGGCGGCGACAGCAGGCTGCGGGTCGGCTCCACGGCCAGCCGCGCCCTGGCCGGCTGGCTGCGCCGGCTGCGACGGCCGGGCCTGGAGCCGACCCTGCAGATGGACGTCTCCGCCAACGCGCTGCTGCGCCGGGTCGCCGACGGCCAGCTCGACGTCGCCTTCGTGCACGAGGTCGAGGGCAGTGCGCTGCACCTCCCCGACGGGCTGCGGCTGACGGTTCTGGTGGAGCGCGAACCGCAGTTCGTCATGCTGCCCGCCGACCACCCCGCGGCCGGTCGGCCCGTCGTCCGGCTCGCCGACCTGGCCGACGACCGCTGGATGGTCGACCCCACCGTCGACGGCGAGTGGGACGGTGTGCACCGCATGCTGCGCGCCGTCGGCCTCAACCCCCGGGTGCTGCACGGCGACTACCACACGGCCGCGTCCCTCGTCGCCACCGGCGAGGTCGTCACCGTCTGCCAGCCCAGCTCCCAGTCCCGCCCCGACATGGCGGTACGGCGGCTGTCCGGCGACCCCCTCGGCGTACGCCTGCTGCTGGCCGCCCGCACCCGGGCCGAGCTGGACGCCGTCTTCCCGGCGCTGGAGGAGGCTTACTGGGAGGTGGCCCGCCAGTCCACCGCCTACCGGGAGTGGCTGGAAGGCGTCGGGAAGACGGCGCCGCTCCGCTGCCCGCCGGCCGCCGCGGGGGCCGAACGGGTGGGGTTCGTACGGGCCCACTGA
- the snpA gene encoding snapalysin: protein MRISLPLLSTAVGLGLTAAVLAAPAATVAAPQAPAQVAHVGYEPSAGAGEDAAANRAFFEAVVKSVAEKRAANPSASAAAAVTVYYSAANAPSFRSQISRSAQIWNSSVANVRLAESGSGADFSYYEGNDSRGSYASTDGHGRGYVFLDYRQNQQYDSTRVTAHETGHVLGLPDHYSGPCSELMSGGGPGPSCTNPYPNSNERGRVNQLWAYGFQAALDKALEKTSQR from the coding sequence ATGCGTATCAGCCTGCCCCTGCTGTCCACCGCGGTCGGTCTGGGCCTGACGGCCGCCGTGCTCGCCGCCCCGGCCGCGACGGTCGCCGCGCCCCAGGCCCCGGCCCAGGTCGCCCACGTGGGCTACGAGCCCTCGGCCGGCGCCGGCGAGGACGCCGCGGCCAACCGGGCGTTCTTCGAGGCGGTCGTCAAGTCGGTCGCCGAGAAGCGCGCCGCCAACCCGTCGGCGTCGGCCGCCGCGGCCGTCACCGTCTACTACAGCGCCGCCAACGCGCCCAGCTTCCGGTCGCAGATATCCCGCTCCGCCCAGATCTGGAACAGCTCGGTGGCCAACGTACGGCTCGCCGAGTCGGGTTCCGGCGCGGACTTCTCCTACTACGAGGGCAACGACTCGCGTGGTTCGTACGCCTCCACGGACGGGCACGGCAGAGGCTACGTCTTCCTCGACTACCGGCAGAACCAGCAGTACGACTCGACCCGTGTGACCGCCCACGAGACCGGGCACGTGCTGGGCCTGCCCGACCACTACTCCGGACCGTGCAGCGAGCTGATGTCGGGCGGCGGCCCCGGCCCGTCCTGCACCAACCCCTACCCCAACTCCAACGAGCGCGGCCGGGTCAACCAGCTGTGGGCCTACGGCTTCCAGGCCGCCCTCGACAAGGCGCTGGAGAAGACCTCGCAGCGCTGA
- a CDS encoding adenosylcobinamide amidohydrolase encodes MSALLPPPRTDAAPLLDLERLTRTEDGERLHALLWRPGPGWRMVSSAVLGGGLAERAWVLNAQVAHGYRRTDPARHLADLARAAGARGPGVGLMTAADVSAFGRARDGGAEAVVTAGISVRGWAAVPAEGAAGAAPPGTINVVAALPVALSDAALVNAVMTATEAKVQALLDAGLDCSGTPTDAVCVAARTTGDGVGEHAFADPRSEWGARLARAVHRAVGAALPAAR; translated from the coding sequence GTGTCCGCCCTCCTGCCGCCGCCCCGCACCGACGCCGCCCCCCTGCTGGACCTGGAGCGTCTGACGCGGACGGAGGACGGTGAACGGCTGCACGCCCTGCTGTGGCGGCCGGGGCCCGGCTGGCGGATGGTCAGCAGCGCCGTCCTGGGCGGCGGGCTCGCCGAACGCGCCTGGGTGCTCAACGCCCAGGTCGCCCACGGCTACCGGCGCACCGACCCCGCGCGGCACCTGGCCGACCTGGCCCGCGCGGCCGGAGCGCGCGGGCCGGGGGTGGGCCTGATGACGGCCGCCGACGTGTCCGCCTTCGGCCGGGCACGGGACGGCGGGGCGGAGGCCGTGGTCACCGCCGGCATCTCGGTACGCGGCTGGGCGGCCGTGCCCGCGGAGGGTGCGGCCGGGGCCGCCCCGCCCGGCACCATCAACGTCGTCGCCGCGCTGCCCGTCGCACTGAGCGACGCCGCCCTGGTCAACGCGGTGATGACGGCGACCGAGGCCAAGGTCCAGGCGCTCCTCGACGCCGGTCTCGACTGCTCCGGCACCCCCACCGACGCGGTGTGCGTCGCCGCCCGCACCACCGGTGACGGCGTCGGCGAGCACGCCTTCGCCGACCCGCGTTCCGAGTGGGGCGCCCGGCTCGCGCGGGCCGTCCACCGGGCCGTGGGAGCCGCGCTGCCCGCCGCCCGGTGA
- a CDS encoding globin domain-containing protein: MLSEQSVPVVRATLPAVGAAIGDIADLFYRKLFEAHPELLRDLFNRGNQANGEQQRALAGSIAAFAGMLLEHPDARADVMLSRIAHKHASLGITSDQYKIVHRHLFAAIAEVLGDAVTPEVAEAWDEVYWLMANALMAVEARLYAQTGVAEGDVWRPMKVVERREEGADAVSLVLRPADDRPAAPFRPGQYVSVRSELPDGSRQIRQYSLSAAPGRSDRRITVKRVQGEGRPDGEVSSWVHSGTREGDVLTVSAPFGDLTLAEGDGPLLLASAGIGVTPMMAMLDHLAAAGATRPVTVVHADRTPAHHAHRQEHLDLIRALPDARLHLWYEEPGDQAPEASTGRADLGGLDLPEDLTVYLCGPVPFMRALRGDLLRRGVSAEAIHYEVFGPDLWLGQQ, translated from the coding sequence GTGCTCTCCGAACAGTCCGTTCCCGTGGTCCGAGCCACCCTCCCCGCCGTCGGAGCGGCCATCGGCGACATCGCCGACCTGTTCTACCGCAAGCTGTTCGAGGCCCACCCCGAGCTGCTGCGCGACCTGTTCAACCGCGGGAACCAGGCCAACGGCGAGCAGCAGCGGGCCCTGGCGGGCTCCATAGCCGCGTTCGCCGGCATGCTGCTGGAGCACCCCGACGCCCGCGCCGACGTGATGCTGTCCCGGATCGCGCACAAGCACGCCTCCCTCGGCATCACCTCCGACCAGTACAAGATCGTCCATCGGCATCTCTTCGCCGCCATCGCTGAGGTGCTCGGCGACGCCGTCACCCCCGAGGTCGCCGAGGCCTGGGACGAGGTCTACTGGCTGATGGCCAACGCGCTCATGGCCGTCGAGGCCCGCCTCTACGCGCAGACGGGCGTCGCGGAGGGCGACGTGTGGCGCCCCATGAAGGTCGTCGAACGGCGCGAGGAGGGCGCCGACGCGGTCTCCCTCGTACTGCGCCCGGCCGACGACCGCCCCGCGGCACCGTTCCGTCCCGGCCAGTACGTCAGCGTCCGGTCCGAACTGCCCGACGGCTCCCGGCAGATCCGCCAGTACAGCCTGTCCGCCGCGCCCGGCCGCTCCGACCGGCGCATCACCGTCAAGCGCGTCCAGGGCGAGGGCCGGCCGGACGGCGAGGTCTCGTCCTGGGTGCACTCCGGGACCCGTGAGGGCGACGTGCTCACCGTGTCCGCGCCCTTCGGCGACCTGACCCTCGCGGAGGGCGACGGCCCGCTGCTGCTGGCCTCCGCCGGGATCGGCGTCACCCCCATGATGGCCATGCTCGACCACCTGGCCGCCGCCGGCGCGACCCGCCCGGTGACCGTCGTCCACGCCGACCGCACCCCCGCCCACCACGCCCACCGCCAGGAGCACCTCGACCTGATACGCGCGCTGCCCGACGCCCGGCTCCACCTGTGGTACGAGGAGCCCGGCGACCAGGCGCCCGAGGCGTCGACCGGCCGGGCGGACCTCGGCGGCCTCGACCTGCCCGAGGACCTCACGGTCTACCTGTGCGGCCCGGTGCCCTTCATGCGCGCCCTGCGCGGCGACCTGCTGCGCCGCGGAGTGTCCGCCGAGGCCATCCACTACGAGGTCTTCGGCCCCGACCTCTGGCTCGGACAGCAGTGA
- the nsrR gene encoding nitric oxide-sensing transcriptional repressor NsrR — protein MRLTKFTDLALRSVMRLAVVRDGDEPLATREVAEVVGVPYTHAAKAITRLRHLGVVEARRGRGGGLILTDLGRSASVGWLVRELEGDAEVVDCEGDNPCPLRGACRLRGALRGAQEAFYAALDPLTVTDLVASPTGPVLIGLTDRPSG, from the coding sequence GTGCGGCTGACGAAGTTCACCGACCTGGCGCTGCGTTCCGTCATGCGCCTGGCGGTCGTGAGAGACGGCGACGAACCACTGGCCACCCGCGAGGTGGCCGAGGTCGTCGGGGTGCCGTACACGCACGCGGCGAAGGCCATCACCCGGCTGCGCCACCTCGGCGTGGTGGAGGCGCGGCGCGGTCGCGGCGGCGGACTGATCCTGACCGACCTGGGGCGCAGTGCCTCGGTGGGCTGGCTGGTGCGCGAACTCGAGGGCGACGCGGAAGTGGTCGACTGCGAGGGCGACAACCCCTGCCCACTGCGCGGCGCCTGCCGGTTGCGCGGTGCGCTCCGCGGCGCCCAGGAGGCGTTCTACGCCGCACTCGACCCGCTGACCGTCACCGACCTGGTGGCCTCACCGACCGGCCCGGTCCTGATCGGCCTGACGGACCGCCCCTCCGGATGA
- a CDS encoding ABC transporter ATP-binding protein, translated as MSLNLTDVTLTYPDGDGRLTALDRVTLDVPEGGLTAVVGPSGSGKSSLLAVAATLITPDSGTVTVDGTDTTGMSRGELADLRRHRIGIVFQQPNLLPSLTAAEQLQVMAHLDGRRPRAARGRALDLLAAVGLADRADRRPHQLSGGQRQRVNIARALMNDPGVLLVDEPTSALDHERGAAVVALITRLTRERGTATVLVTHDRAQLAAADRVTEVIDGRLSAHAPTTHAPTTH; from the coding sequence ATGAGCCTGAACCTGACCGACGTCACCCTGACCTACCCCGACGGCGACGGTCGTCTGACCGCCCTCGACCGCGTCACCCTGGACGTCCCCGAGGGCGGCCTGACCGCGGTCGTCGGCCCCTCCGGCTCGGGCAAGTCCAGCCTGCTGGCCGTCGCCGCCACCCTGATCACCCCCGACTCCGGCACGGTCACCGTCGACGGCACCGACACCACCGGGATGAGCCGCGGGGAGCTGGCCGACCTGCGCCGGCACCGGATCGGGATCGTCTTCCAGCAGCCCAACCTGCTGCCGTCGCTCACCGCGGCCGAGCAGCTCCAGGTGATGGCCCACCTCGACGGCCGCAGGCCGCGCGCCGCCCGGGGCCGGGCCCTCGACCTCCTCGCCGCGGTCGGCCTCGCGGACCGCGCCGACCGGCGGCCCCACCAGCTCTCCGGGGGCCAGCGCCAGCGGGTCAACATCGCCCGCGCCCTGATGAACGACCCCGGTGTGCTGCTCGTCGACGAGCCCACCAGCGCCCTCGACCACGAGCGGGGAGCCGCCGTCGTCGCCCTGATCACCCGCCTCACCCGGGAGCGGGGCACCGCCACGGTGCTGGTCACCCACGACCGCGCCCAACTGGCCGCGGCCGACCGGGTCACCGAAGTGATCGACGGCCGCCTGAGCGCGCACGCGCCCACCACGCACGCGCCCACCACGCACTGA
- a CDS encoding ABC transporter permease, with protein sequence MFVALRDLTFAKGRFALMGGVVVLITLLVGLLSGLTAGLARENVSAVTSLPAGRIAFAAPSGGQDLSYADSTVTEAQWRQWERAPGVRGAEPLGITTTRAGAGERATGVSVFGVRPGSHLAPDGVRLDDRTAVLPRPVADELGVGAGDTVTLAGRPLTVATTDRDVSYSHTPVVWTSLRTWQAVAPPTAGAERPVATVIALDTGSGADIAATDRAAGTETVTKDASLSAIGSYTSENGSLQLMRGFLFAISALVVGAFFTVWTIQRGGDIAVLKALGATTGALLRDALGQAVVLLVGGTLLGTALAAAIGAAVSGSAVPFVLTPATVLVPAAVMVVLGGLGAGLAVRRITSVDPLTALGSAR encoded by the coding sequence GTGTTTGTCGCCTTGAGAGACCTGACGTTCGCCAAGGGGCGGTTCGCCCTGATGGGCGGCGTCGTCGTACTGATCACCCTGCTGGTCGGGCTGTTGTCCGGGCTGACCGCGGGCCTGGCCCGGGAGAACGTCTCCGCCGTCACGTCCCTGCCCGCGGGTCGCATCGCCTTCGCCGCGCCGAGCGGCGGCCAGGACCTGTCGTACGCGGACTCCACCGTCACCGAGGCCCAGTGGCGCCAGTGGGAGCGAGCGCCCGGCGTCCGCGGCGCCGAGCCCCTGGGCATCACCACCACCAGGGCCGGTGCCGGCGAGCGCGCCACCGGGGTGTCCGTCTTCGGAGTCCGGCCCGGCTCGCACCTCGCACCGGACGGGGTGCGGCTCGACGACCGTACGGCGGTGCTGCCGCGCCCCGTGGCCGACGAGCTCGGCGTCGGCGCGGGGGACACCGTCACCCTCGCCGGCCGGCCGCTGACCGTCGCCACCACCGACCGGGACGTCTCCTACAGCCACACCCCGGTGGTCTGGACGAGCCTGCGCACCTGGCAGGCGGTCGCCCCGCCCACCGCCGGAGCCGAACGCCCCGTCGCCACCGTGATCGCCCTGGACACCGGCTCGGGCGCCGACATCGCGGCGACGGACCGGGCGGCCGGCACCGAGACCGTGACGAAGGACGCGTCGCTCTCCGCGATCGGCTCCTACACCTCCGAGAACGGCTCGCTGCAACTGATGCGCGGCTTCCTGTTCGCCATCTCCGCCCTGGTCGTCGGCGCCTTCTTCACCGTGTGGACGATCCAGCGCGGCGGCGACATCGCCGTGCTCAAGGCGCTGGGCGCCACCACCGGCGCCCTGCTGCGCGACGCGCTCGGGCAGGCCGTCGTCCTGCTGGTGGGCGGCACCCTCCTCGGCACCGCCCTCGCCGCCGCGATCGGCGCCGCGGTCTCCGGCTCGGCCGTCCCCTTCGTCCTCACGCCCGCCACCGTCCTCGTCCCCGCCGCCGTGATGGTGGTCCTCGGCGGGCTCGGGGCGGGCCTCGCCGTACGCCGCATCACCTCCGTGGACCCGCTGACCGCCCTGGGGAGCGCCCGATGA